Genomic segment of Nodularia sp. LEGE 06071:
AGTCTGCATAAGTTGACATCTTATACAGATCCTACCGCCAAAAGATTAAGTTTATTCATTCAGTTAATCCAGGCGATCGCATTGGTCACAATTGCGGGAAACTGAAAGCAGATCATGAACAGAGGAGAACCTAATGAGCTGGACTAAAGTTCTTGCAGCCGATGCACTTGCAGCAGACGGGAGACAAGTGGTAAAAGTTGGCAACCGGAAAATTCTGCTGGTGAACCACGACAGTCAGCTTTATGCTGTAGATAATACCTGCCCTCATTTAAAAATGCCCATGAAAAATGGGAAAATTACAGAAGGCGGAGCAATTGTTTGTCCTATACATCGGAGTGCTTTTGACCTACGGACTGGAGAAGTACAAAGTTGGTGTCCTTGGCCACCTGTTGTAGGTAAAGTTCTGTCAAAGATTTCACAGGAGAAAGCTCTACCAGTGTTCCCTGTGCGTGTGGAAGAAGGTAGTATTTGGATTGATCTACAAGAGGAATAGTAGCCTCACCATTGCCAGCGATCGCATCTGCTAGCCTAACTCAAATTGAGTACGATGGGCAAAGCCCCGCCAGAGGCGCTCGCTGGCGCTAATATTTCTCACTCCTTAGTCCCACTTTTTTGCACAATAACCCGAAAATTGCTCAGAAACTCGCCGGACGGAAACCCTCAAGGACAGCGATATTCCGTACACATCTATCCCTGATTTCCTGTTCAAAGTTCCCTCTTCCCTCACCAAGCAAGTAAATTCAAGGATAAAATCGGATTGCTATAGTTAAAATGTGAAGTTATCAGGGTAAATTTAAATCATGCTCGAAAATAGAGACTATACACTCATTATCGACAAAAGCGGTAGCATGGCTACCCCAGATCAAAAAGGTGGTAGAACTAGATGGGTATCAGCACAAGAATCTACCTTAGCCTTAGCGAGTAAGTGCGAGCAATTTGATCCAGATGGCATCACTGTATATTTATTTTCCGGTAGATTCAAACGCTATGATAATGTCACAGCCGCTAAGGTAACACAAATCTTTCAAGAAAATGACCCCTCTGGTTCTACAGATTTAGCAGGTGTGTTGAAACACGCCACTGATGATTACTTTCAACGCAAGAATGCGGGTCAAACTAAGCCCAATGGTGAAATTATCTTAGTAATTACTGATGGGGAACCGGATGATCGCAAAGCGGTAATGAAGGTAATTATTGAAGCTTCTCGCCTGATGGATAACAACGAAGAACTAGGTATTTCCTTCATTCAAGTTGGTACAGATGCACAAGCTACCCGCTTTCTGAAAGTCTTAGATGATGATCTTCAAGGCGCTGGAGCTAAATTCGATATCTGCGACACAATTACAATGGATGATATGGAAGATTTAAGTCTATCGGAAGTGCTACTAAATGCCATTATGGACTAGCACCGCTAGGCGAAAGTCAAAAGGCTTATATAGCGATTTCCATATTTTTAGGTACGCAGAAAGAATTAATTGACCACAGATGTACACAGATAATTCTGGATATGTCCGACTAGGAAACGCTATATAATAGGCTTTTTAAAGTTTTAATTGGGTACTCTATTTACGCCGTGACTTACTAGCTGAAAAGAATGGATTCTCTTGATAAGCTGCTAGATCAACTCAAAGCTGAATATGATCAAGCCAAACCCGCAGCATCACAGCCACAGAATAATCCAGCCAAATCATCTCCCCCACAACTACCAAAATCGTTATCTTTAGTTGATAGCCTTTTGGCAGAAGTTAGGGCTGATTTTGCAGCACAAGATGAAGCTGAGGAGTTACAAAAACAGCAAGCACTAGAACAAGAAAAAATTCGACAAGCCCAAGTCAAAGCCCAAAAACTAGCAGCTTTGAAACTAGAAGCTGAAGCATGGTTGAAAACATTAGATCCGTTTTCTCAAGAAGGCTTTTGGTTTGAACAGTTTGCTGAAAGTTACCCCTCAAAATTAGAGGCGGCGATTGAATATTTACAAAGCAACGGATAAACTCAAAATTAAGTTTAGTTAACTGGACTGTTGTGCTAATCGTTGGTTGGCGACAAGTTTTCCACCGCCCATTTATGCATTGCATAAAGAATTGGTATGAGACTTTCTCCCAAACTTGTCAATGAGTATTCTACCTTTGGGGGGATTTGTGCATACACTTTTCGATGTATAATTCCATCTTCTTCCATTTCTCTGAGTTGCTGAGTCAGCATTTTTTGGGTAATTCCCGGTAAACTTCGTTGCAATTCCCCAAAGCGTTTGACCTCTGAGATTAATTCTCTAATAATCAAAACTTTCCAGCGTCCGCCAATTACCTTTAATGTGGTTTCAACTTCGCAAGTGAGCCGACTATCTGTTTTTGCTTCAGCTTTCATAGTTACTTTTTAGTAAGTACCGTACTTTTTAGTGCCTACTTTTCATATTAACTATAATTGATTTAAAGTCTATTCAGTAAGTTTTTTACACATTCACCTTGAAGCTGTTTTGTACCCATTAGCATAGTTTCTGTGGGCAAGTTTTTCTATGGCAAATATCCTTCACATTGATGCTAGTCCCCGTGGTGAACGTTCTATTTCGCGGGCGCTATCCTATGAGTTGATCACTTCTTGGAAAGAGACTCATTTGGGGGTGACAGTTACTTATCGGGATTTAGGTCGCAGTCCTGTTCCCCATGTAGATGAATCATGGATTGCTGCTGCTTTTACACCACCTGATGCACGCACGCCTGAATTGAATGAAGCAATTAAGCTGTCTGACAGTCTAGTTGATGAGTTCCTCGCAGCTGACCGCTATGTTTTTGGTGTGCCAATGTATAACTTGAGTATACCTTCTACTTTCAAAGCTTATATTGACCAAATTGTCAGGGCTGGTAAGACTTTTGCCGTTACTGAGAATGGTTACCAAGGTTTAGTAGATAGCAGCAAGAAGGTACTAATAATTACTTCTCGTGGTGGTACTTTTCCGGCAGGAACGCCCTACGAAGCTTATGATCACCAAGTCCCCTATCTTCGCACCATTTTGGGTTTTATGGGACTCACAGATGTGACTTTTATCCATGCTGATAGTCTGAATTTGGGTGATGAAGCTCGTCAAAATTCTATAGCCGCAGCTAAGGATGCGATCGCTCAAGCCGTAAATAGTTGGTAAATAACTAATATTTGGCTTTAAGTGCGAATTCGCATATACCTGTGACATACAGTACAATTACTCTCATCACCCAGTATGAATTGTGTGATCGTGTAAATTAGTTTAAGTAATTTATGAAACTTTTGTTCACTGGTACTTTTCTCGGCACGGCGATCGCACTAACACCCCTAGCAGCTAATGCGGCAGTTTTTTCTTTCACCAGTACCCTAAATGGTAATCAACAGGTTCCCTCCCCAGTTAGTACAACTGGTTTAGGCACAGCAACAGGTACACTCACTGGTGACCCTGGTAGTTGGGTTTTTGAATATGAAGTCAGTTACTCGGATTTACAGGGTGTCATAGCTGCACCATATGCACACATC
This window contains:
- a CDS encoding Rieske (2Fe-2S) protein, which gives rise to MSWTKVLAADALAADGRQVVKVGNRKILLVNHDSQLYAVDNTCPHLKMPMKNGKITEGGAIVCPIHRSAFDLRTGEVQSWCPWPPVVGKVLSKISQEKALPVFPVRVEEGSIWIDLQEE
- a CDS encoding FMN-dependent NADH-azoreductase; translation: MANILHIDASPRGERSISRALSYELITSWKETHLGVTVTYRDLGRSPVPHVDESWIAAAFTPPDARTPELNEAIKLSDSLVDEFLAADRYVFGVPMYNLSIPSTFKAYIDQIVRAGKTFAVTENGYQGLVDSSKKVLIITSRGGTFPAGTPYEAYDHQVPYLRTILGFMGLTDVTFIHADSLNLGDEARQNSIAAAKDAIAQAVNSW
- a CDS encoding winged helix-turn-helix transcriptional regulator; its protein translation is MKAEAKTDSRLTCEVETTLKVIGGRWKVLIIRELISEVKRFGELQRSLPGITQKMLTQQLREMEEDGIIHRKVYAQIPPKVEYSLTSLGESLIPILYAMHKWAVENLSPTND
- a CDS encoding salt stress protein, Slr1339 family; this translates as MDSLDKLLDQLKAEYDQAKPAASQPQNNPAKSSPPQLPKSLSLVDSLLAEVRADFAAQDEAEELQKQQALEQEKIRQAQVKAQKLAALKLEAEAWLKTLDPFSQEGFWFEQFAESYPSKLEAAIEYLQSNG
- a CDS encoding vWA domain-containing protein; translated protein: MLENRDYTLIIDKSGSMATPDQKGGRTRWVSAQESTLALASKCEQFDPDGITVYLFSGRFKRYDNVTAAKVTQIFQENDPSGSTDLAGVLKHATDDYFQRKNAGQTKPNGEIILVITDGEPDDRKAVMKVIIEASRLMDNNEELGISFIQVGTDAQATRFLKVLDDDLQGAGAKFDICDTITMDDMEDLSLSEVLLNAIMD